The Bacteroidota bacterium genome has a window encoding:
- a CDS encoding type III pantothenate kinase has product MKSKALLLAIDRGNTRVKIGVFSGGTLIHQEAFSVLSLNRLQSLSRRFEFSGAILSAVAPLPAPVLKFLKKLPGFLELSHRTPLPIRNAYKSPATLGRDRIAMAVAAAARYPRQHVLVIGAGTCITFDLVQAGGTYIGGSISPGLHMRFEALHAFTGGLPKVKLQWDNPLLGSDTLSSMRSGVMNGAMAEIREMVKEYKKMYPRLKVLITGGDAAGLAERLKINIFAAPDLVLYGLYEIYRYHDANR; this is encoded by the coding sequence ATGAAAAGCAAAGCTCTTTTGCTGGCCATCGACCGCGGTAACACCCGGGTGAAAATCGGTGTCTTTTCGGGCGGTACGTTGATCCACCAGGAGGCGTTCTCTGTGCTGAGCCTGAACCGCTTGCAATCGCTCTCGCGTCGTTTCGAATTTTCCGGTGCCATATTATCTGCCGTCGCACCACTGCCTGCTCCGGTATTAAAATTCTTAAAAAAGTTGCCCGGTTTCCTGGAACTCTCTCATCGTACTCCACTCCCTATCCGGAATGCATACAAATCGCCGGCTACGCTGGGACGCGACCGGATCGCGATGGCCGTAGCAGCGGCGGCCCGTTACCCCCGTCAGCACGTATTGGTAATCGGAGCAGGGACCTGCATCACCTTTGATCTGGTTCAAGCGGGTGGCACCTATATAGGCGGCAGTATTTCCCCCGGCCTTCACATGCGTTTTGAAGCACTCCATGCCTTTACCGGAGGACTGCCGAAAGTGAAGCTGCAATGGGATAATCCCTTGCTTGGCAGTGACACGCTTTCCAGTATGCGTTCGGGCGTCATGAATGGGGCAATGGCTGAGATCCGTGAAATGGTCAAAGAGTACAAAAAGATGTATCCGCGGCTGAAAGTCCTGATCACCGGCGGAGACGCGGCCGGTTTGGCTGAACGGCTAAAAATCAACATCTTTGCCGCCCCTGATTTGGTCCTCTACGGACTTTATGAAATCTATCGTTACCATGACGCGAACCGCTAA
- a CDS encoding response regulator has translation MKQTDKPFKFQRVLLIDDNDIDNFINERMITTNSFSQQVVVKNSAEGALQFLRDNASNAAVLPQVIFLDLNMPVMDGFGFLAEYEQLPESIRSFCKVIVLSSSISPEDINRASTNPYVVKYVNKPLNEKYLDAINF, from the coding sequence ATGAAACAAACGGATAAGCCCTTCAAGTTTCAGCGGGTCCTCCTGATCGACGACAACGACATTGATAACTTCATCAATGAGCGTATGATCACGACCAATTCCTTTTCGCAGCAGGTCGTCGTGAAGAATTCCGCCGAAGGAGCTCTCCAGTTTCTCCGTGACAATGCATCCAATGCGGCCGTGTTGCCCCAGGTGATTTTCCTGGACCTTAACATGCCTGTGATGGACGGTTTCGGTTTTCTGGCCGAATACGAGCAGTTGCCCGAGAGTATCCGTTCCTTCTGCAAGGTGATCGTGCTTTCCTCCTCCATCAGTCCCGAAGACATCAACCGGGCCTCCACGAATCCCTATGTCGTCAAGTACGTCAACAAGCCGTTGAACGAAAAGTACCTGGACGCGATAAACTTCTAG
- a CDS encoding four helix bundle protein: MNKDVTQFLVYQYAEQLSDVFWEEYDKWPKKVQMTIGLQIIRAADSISANIAEGFGRFHYRDRLRFYYCARGSFEESKAFARKLIRRKVLAEKEVEQVTRLVTQIGPLLNAFINRARKSGGDT, encoded by the coding sequence GTGAATAAGGATGTGACGCAGTTTCTGGTCTATCAGTACGCCGAGCAGTTGTCGGATGTGTTTTGGGAAGAGTATGATAAGTGGCCTAAGAAAGTTCAAATGACGATTGGTTTACAGATCATCCGGGCGGCGGATAGTATAAGCGCAAACATTGCGGAGGGCTTCGGAAGGTTTCACTATAGGGACCGCTTGCGATTTTATTATTGTGCCCGCGGCTCATTCGAGGAATCCAAAGCCTTCGCCAGGAAATTGATCCGACGAAAAGTGCTGGCAGAAAAAGAGGTGGAACAAGTGACCAGGCTGGTCACCCAGATAGGTCCGTTACTGAACGCCTTTATCAATAGAGCCAGGAAATCGGGCGGTGATACATGA